The stretch of DNA TCAACAGGGTATCAAAAGTTTTACCTAGATCAATTACAAGATACTAAATATTCATTAGCGTGAAAACAAGTTTGTTGGCTTCGAATCTGCAGAAAAGGATGACGAAAAATAAATGTAGATGAAGTAGAAAAATTCAGCTTCGGTTTTCTCTGATTGTGTCTTTGGCCTTTTCAGTGGCTTTTGTAAATTTTTAGGTTCTTTGAAGCCAAATAAATTGAAGGGGACACCTGTTGTAGATCAGCGATTCTCAGATTTTTTAAGCCGCGTCTCTTTCAGAATTTTTCAAGGCACGCGCCCCACcacaaaaataactagctaataatAAGCAACAAATAAAAGATagtgaggcgaaagtatgttgtattcaaaaaacacattgaaattacaaggatggaatgtaaatagtGAAATAATTAAAAGgttttgaaaatgtaaatatccaaaataaggcaggcaagatcaaatctaccaaatatttttattttcgattaGCTCCTCGTCCCCTTAAAAAATTATCTGCGTTCCCTACCTTTTGAGAAGCACAACATTCGCCAAGCCAAAACTAGTATAATCCTTCAATAACATAGCAGGTGATAAAAACGAGTGGCATATGCCAAATGCTACTTGATGCGTATTCTGAAATCAATTCTATTCAATTTACGTATTGTTTAGTTGTTTGTTCTGTGAGCCCGGGTTGAAATCTTATTCTGAAATGAGTTTAACATGAATGGTGACAAAGTATAGCATTGATCTAATGGAGTTAAAATCAAGTAGGAGGTTGACATATATATTTAGCATTTTTTAAATcacttgttttgtaataaaagtACTGTACCTCTAACCTTAatttctaacaaaataaaaaagcgATAAAATAAAGTATAATTTCGGAGCACGTATGAAAACTGTTTCGCTGAGATTGGGTATGGCGAGTTTATCATGACAAAACTTATTTGAACGTGAACCAAACTTGGATCAATGTATGTATTGGGACAGTGGATTGTGTGAATCTTCAATGGGATTGATGCGCGAATTatctaaaattatgaaatataagTATAGTAGAGCTGTATGTTTCATCAAACTGTTTTCATCCTGCGATAGCGAATTGTTGCCCTATTTATGGTATTGGGCCTTATCATTTCAAGACATGATGTGATTGAATACACATATCTGCATAATGTTACCATCATTTCCCAAGGTTTAATCCAATATTTCTGGTTGCGCTATTTCAATATACATAGAATAGAGCTGTAGTACTCAACTGACAACGGTGTCAAAAAATTTCTTTATGCATGCTCTGAATTGTTCAAGATGTACGTGGTTCACTCTTTGAGTAGTCCAGACAAAAATACTCTCTGGTATTTGCTGATGTAATCGGAATAAAACTCGtgattagggctgggaatggttaacggttatgatttattttaaccgttaactgacatctcaggttcaaatcatctttataccgtaccatttcgtcaaatatgattacgtcatcgcaaatttatcttttgcggcgtttaattcaaaaaaatattactaactgtgtgggtaaggaatcaataaatgtaaaaaataatggaagcACCAAGGTTgctaataatgaaaattttttaacgatgatttcagaatcagttttaggtcgatttcgaaatatattgttcacgatttcattgcaaaatcggatattcaatgtcatacaataagtgtgcagttgatgccgtttttctttatgatatatatctcgaagtaggaTTTGCAAATAGATCActcaaaatttgtcacataaatgacgtttaacaactgAATctggttttctaaaatatttccacatgcccgaaccatgctgcctatcttttgcagcagaggaatcattaaactatctcgattcgtgaataattaaccggttaattttacccggttaacggtcaAAGTGTTTTCCCTAAAATCCCCAGCCCTActcattatattttcatgattATGGCTGTTTATTGTGTATATGAAATTTAGTGTTCAAAAAGAACTGGCAATTGTCTTAtgtaatgaaaatttgaattaacaAATCTACATATATTTTTGCATCTGAGTGCCAACAAATGTCCAGATGTAGGgtgtttcataaaaaaatagGTGAAACAAatgatatcaaattttattcctTTAACCAATCACAACCagaatattgtaaaatattcctGTACTTGATTGATTATCTAATTTACATTGCATTATTGTGCTAATTGTCTCTCAGATGTGTTTAGATTGTAATCAATATAAGGTACCGTAATTACAATTGACTTATTGATACAAATCATCACATTGGCTTCATCAGATCAAAATTGATCTCCTAATATATGTTTTCAGGCCGTTCATGACAGCGTCGACCTTAAACAAgatttaataaacaaacaaaaacaattattggATCTGCAGCAACAAAAGTTGTTGTTAGAActtgaacaaacaaaacaacaacttGCAATGAGAGAGAAAAGAAATCAACTCGCTGCTAAGAAGCAGGTATTTCCCATATAATGCAGAGTTTATTAATGACCTTAAGAGGTTTTTTGAAAGGAGTTtctgaaacattttcaatatgtCATAATGGGAAAGTATGTTTCGTTAGATATCTTGACTTTCAAAGTGTTGTTTTTTCACTGACCTTTCATAGGGCAATTTTATGTTAATGTATTAGATgcatattattgaaattaaagCTGGTATGCTAACTCCGTGTATAAAAACCTATTTTCGCTCTTTTTTTTGTCATGTTGATCTTCGAATTCCTAAttgacaatatttttatatctttaGCCTGAAGCTGTTTCAAAAGATCCAAGATTGAAGCAAGCTGCTACTTCCGTAGCTCCAACAGGTATAACTCGAATAGCAAATTGTTATTACTTTGTTGAAAATATAAGTGTACAAAGTAGTTCATTTTTGGTGATGTTCTCGTGCTATTGTTAGGCCTGGAAGCCTTGAACAGTTTTGTCTTTTTAATATCCCTCACCTTCGAATATTCCTGTACCCATGCTACACTATTGGAACTACTAAACTAAATTCTTTTGTAGTCAGAAGTGAATATATTTGTCAAACTTTTGAATTTGTTCTCCCTTTTTTGGTATACGCACACTATAGTTAAATTGCTTTAATTCAGACCATTCATCCCTAGCTTGAACTTGATTGTCTCGATCGATGGAATGAATAGAATCTGTCAGCGATGTGCATAATTTATTAtgaatttccaatttttaggACTAAGGGTGACTGTTGTAACAAATGGCCAGAAGCCTCAAGTTCGTGGTAATACCAAAGATCCAAGAAATCAAACTGCTGCTAAGAACACGGTGAGTACTCTTACTCTTAGTtagttattattttatattctttcAAACAGTAtaggataaaatataaaagtttccatcaaaaagtttttttttatcactattAGTGACATGGAAAGTGCAAATCACAGCTGCATGTAcctatgtatgatacaaaacAATAATCTACCATCAAAATTTGTACTTTCGTCTTATGTAAAGACATATCTTTAATATTGTTAATGCTAGAATTGGTTAATTTATTGGGCAGagatgaattttatattttggaatTGTTATGAATCTgagaaaaaaactaaattttacaGATAAAAATAGTACTTTTTGATCTGGAAATTACATATCTTAATAATGATGCTGACGTTCTAACTCTATCTAGCATCCACCATCTGCTGAGACTAAAAAACAACCTGCTACATTGGATCCGAGGGCGAAGAATGTAGCCATTAAGAAATCTCCTGCAAATTCTCCTGCAGAAAAGCCAAAAATAGTTAAAAAGTCTCCAAATGACACggagaaaataaaaaagaaaaaggtaTCGCCACAGACTGTAAAAAGGTTGGCAAAAACATCACCTAAAAATTTTGCTAAAAATGAGGCAAAAAAGACAAAATTATCCAAAAAGAAAACTGAagtaaaaacagtcaaaaatacaCAATCGGAAGCTGTTCAACAATCAAAAGAAAACATTGGACAAAAGGGACAGACGAAACATATAGATGGAGAAATATCAAAGAAACGAGACAGACCTGGTCGCCGTTCACCACCTCGTAATCAAGCACCTCCTGCTAAGTTAGCCAGGAGAAGCACTTCTATTGAAAGGCGTAGTCCATCTTCCCCCATCAGAAGACGCTTAGAACACCCAAAAAATGCATCAATACAAAGGAGTGCTGCTGCTAGAGAGGTGGAACAAATACGGCGAGATTCTCCGATGCCCTCTGATGGATCAATCTCACCTCGCTTTTCTCCAGAGCCAGATGAATCACCTGTTAAACGCAATCGGAACTGGAGACCACCTGTCAAACGAATCCGACACATCCAATCACCACCTGAAAGTTGGCAAAGAGAAGAAATGCCACGTAAGATACAATCAtttagaaatatttcattttaatattcatatttatatgtgTATCCGAGTTTGATAATTATATTTCATCATTCtgtacatttttattattagctCGTCCGAGTCCCCCAGTAAGACGAAGAACAAGTGTGGATCCCAATGTTCGAATACCTCAGGAGCTAACTCTCGGTCATCAAgctgaaattttgaaacaggTATAATCTCACACTTTATAGCTTTGATATTCAAACAATTGGGATAATGGTATGATTTTAGTTCGTTTCTTCAACTttgcaatgctcaaatatatgggcacggaTGTCAAATGACTAGCATGACCATCGCTATGTCTACAAaagctagctgttacggtctgacttatcaattaaaaatttcagaccCCCTCCCCATCTTGGAAAATCCTTGCTACGCCCCAGCTGTGAATTATAAACCAGCAAAATTCCGGGTGAAATATTACacaaatcataaaacaaaatttgaaagaagaaaaaaaagcaATATTCAACTCCTAGcgaatttttccatatttaagtgctgcaaatttaaaattgattattttcgaAGAAGAGCTATTTCCTTTTCACAACAGCAACAATTCAGTAATACTGTGACACTTACACTTGGTGCACAGAAGATTTATGGAAAATTGAACTGTAAAGGCATTCTTAATTGTaacttgaaatttttattcCGTAGGCTGAAATTCAACTTCAAAGTGGGCAGTTGACTCACACTCAACATCAGGAACTCCTAAAACAACTTCACCAACTGTTTGAATTACAGCGTCTTCGAAGTCTACAACATGTTGGTATGTAATTTGGCCTTATTGGTGGGAATGCTCGTAATCTACTAATTTTTCTTTGgtgatttaatatataatattttcgaTATATATTTGGTGTTACTAACCATTCTAAAATGCAATTCTCAGCTCACCATGAAATGCCATTACGAACCCAGCCACCtataccactgaaccaccataGGATACACAACGAAGATTATATTCAACATGACCAGGCTAATTTTTCGCATGATGTTATGCAAAGTACGCTTTTCTAACTACATTAAATTGCATTATgaagtcaaatatatatattttttttgattgtCGTATTCTTTCTACAGGGCAAGATGAGAATAGGCCACCACCATTCAGACCTCCGCCTTCACCACCTAGAATGGAAATGGAACAGAGAGACCGAAATGATTATTCAAGACCACTTCATTCCCAGCGGTATGTATTTTAGTTTCAAAATGGTTGTTGTTGATTGTTTGTTAGTCTTTTTTTCTGGGTCGTATCCAGAGAGTGTTTGTTTGTCTTGAACATTCTGTATcaccaaattgaatttttcttgaatttttttttcgacaTGACCAACTGAGAATATGTACGTGTTATTCCAAAATGTATTTGGAGAAGTAAATTATTTTTGGCCATCTCTGAATGTAAAAGCTTAGTTTTACATCCTCAATTGTGAGTCTCATCTCATTATGGGTATATAAAAATTCATgcttttattaattaatatttacaaaaatttttctatttacaGTCTTACCCCACCGCCGATGCCTCCCACTGATCCAAGGATGAATCATCATCCATATCGTCCTTCTCCACAAAGAGAAGACCAGCATTTTGTTGGACAAGATGTTTATATTGACCATATTGAACCTCCACCTAGGCCAGCTTTTCTTAATGAACGACATGAACAAATGGAAATTGATAATAGGCGTCGCGGACCTGGTCCTGGACCTATTCGAAGGCGCCATAGCGGAGAATGGGAGAGACCACCACAAGGGCGTTCTGTTGGTGGGTATGGAGAAGACACTGGAAATGTTTTTGTTATAGAAAGCAGTTCACAATCTCCAGTAAGGGAAGAACCATTTCTACCTATAGATGCACCAAATAATAGAGGAAGGCATCCTAGAGGCTTCAGACAATCAAGAAATCTGAATTCACAAAGGGGAAAGAAAGTACACTCAGAACGAGTACCACTCCGAGCTTATGCTCACCCTGAGACTGAATCTGAGCCTCGGCGCCCAGTACCTTTAAAAAGGAAAGATACTCGGGATAGACCGAGGCGTTCACCACCTAGAAAGACTCAGGATAGAAAGCTACCTCGACACTCACGTAAACATTCTCCAGTTTCCGAGCGAAATAAAAGAATTGCAAAGAAAAAGGATGAGAAAAAACAGGAAAAGAGTGATGGGGAGGAAGATATCCCAAGATTGGAAGAACCAGAAGATTATATTATCGCTAATATTCCTCCTGAAGCTGAAGTTTATCATAAACATTCAATGTCTTTGAAAAAGACACGGACGGCATCTGATTCCGCACAACAAGACTTACAAAAGCAATCATCGTCAGAAAGTTTATCAGATGTAAAAGAAGAAATTACGGAAGTTGTTCCTAAATCTGATGAAAATGCTGGAAATAATTCACCAATGCATTTATCTTCTCCGGACATCAATAAGAAAATAGATGAAGAAGTAAATCGATCTCCATCTTTGCCGTTgaagaaaagaaaatatttaatttcgtCTTCTAGTGATCTTAAAGATGATGCCGGTACTACAACAGAGCCAGAATCTGATACAGCTGATTTGCAATTGAAAGATGCTGCCACTGTGgagattgaaaaaaaagatattcaGTCGCCGAAACACGATGGTGAAAGTGAAGAGAAGCCGGAAGTTGACGATGATCAACCATCTGAGAAACCTTCTGATAATCTTATCAACCAAGAGCAGGAATTAGACTCTAAAGATAAGGAATCTGATAATTTATCAAAAGAATTAGCTTCCATTGATAAAGAAATAGCAGCGGAAGATAAAACTGatttagaaaaaattgaaaatgctgcACAAAATGACAAGAAATATACTGAAAAGACACCTGAAAAGTCGCCTGAAAGGGACATAAAGGATAATAAACATGAAGGGAGATTGAAAAGGATTCAAGAACTTGCCATGAAAGATGGATCAAAAACTCCTGctcaaaaaaaaatgatgaaagaCCGAATAATGGAGAAAGGCCGTGATAAGTCCCGCAATAAAgagtaatatatattaaaatcttGGTTTTCATATTGATTGGGTGAATCAAATTTTCCAAGAACATACTAAACTGCAGACAGACAATTTTCAatatgagaattttttttatttaatttttcccAGAACGGAACTTTGTCGCTTTGAACATATTAAACTGCAGATGGCCCCAATTttcattttggaattttttattttattagtttttccaaacaaatatttgatttaatttgaCTTTCTAGGGGACGTTCAAATTATTGTTTCAAGTATGTATATAACATCGGTTTTGGATTATCAAAATTCCTTTGCGAACATTTTTTGACCTATTAATAGATGATTTAAAGTAGTATCTAATTATTTGAATTACTTTTGAACATGCAGTAAAGGACGAAAAAGGGAAGTAATGGACGACGAAAATTTAACCAAATCAGAAAAAGAGAGGATGGACGTCATGATGGCGGAAGAAGAAGAAATGCTGAGATGGGAAGCAGAACTTGAAAAAGAATTGGAACGAGAGGAATTTGCCAGAATACAAGAAATGGAAGCTCATGGTAGAGGTCCGATGCAAAACAGGGGTGGTGGACCTATGAGACGGGGATGGGGaaggtaaaattttaaataatatagaaatgtttaatatttttgatttggaatATCTAAAACAATCTGAAATGCATCTtacatttaatatattttatataccggtactgATTTTCAGTAAATTAGTAATCTACTTTTGTGCCACATTATCTTAGATAAATACCTTTATCGATTTTAACTTGGATATTATTATTCATGTTACatgtatattttcaaaatttgttatataaaaatttagaaattttctattctaaatttataaaatattagtaTTTCAGCtactcttttttatattttttttttcatcacttGTAGCAGTCTAATTAATGGGATttaatgttatatatatttgattgtcAAGtcatttcaaagaaatatatttcattgaTACACTTTTACCTAAATATTCAGAGATAGAGGTGGTGGACGAGGTTTTGGCAGAGAGAGAAGAGACGGTCGAAGAAACTGGGGAGGTAATGAAGAATTCTGGGAAGAAGAACCACCGGGCAGAATTCCTCCACTTATGCCCATGGACAAGGATAGACCTCCATTTCCAGATCGGCGACGCCCTGAAAGAATGCGTCCTCATCCAGACAGAATGCCACCACATCCTAGGGACAGAGAGTGGTTTGGACCACATGACAGGTTTGacagtttttttcatattgtgTCTGCACTATAAAAAGTACTCTTAGCATGTTGCTCTGTGATTcaataaatctgaaaatttcaatttctctTGAGAACTGCTTGAATCTAAAAGCAGGGAAGGCCAAAGCTGGATAATCTACTATTCTGAACAAactctgaaataataaaattctttAAAACTTCCTACTTTCTGTAGGAACAGGAGGGGTCCTCCTCCACCCGAGTTCGATGGACCTTGGGTCGATGATGAACCTCGAGGTCCACCAATGAGGGGTGGACGTTTTGAACCCAGAGGTAGATTTAGACCTGGACATGGTCCTCCAGATGACCGAATGTTGCCACCTCATCATCGGGATGAAAGAATGGAAATGGTGAGTTCTGAAATTTTCAGAATATCTGAACACGATGAATAATTTGTAATTTGCATGATTTTTCGTTAGTACCTAGTGTTGGCCTAATAATTAGGATGCCCCACTTAACTATTTCAGAAATCTCTGGATCAAATGCTTTACAGATTGCCTTATCCATGGTGTACAAAATTGACAAGACGATGTCTGACGATAAATTTTTCAGTTCTAGAAATAAGAGCTCCTTATGTATTAGTagctgcttgtacagagccATGTTTAGAGCAAAGATATGAAAACGACCTATAATGATTTGATTGAAAAACTTTTTCTATTTAGAATGATCGAAGAGGTCCACCAATACGCGATGATATGCCAGGTCCTCATCCTATGCACGAACCTCGAGGACCTCCATCTCCACCTCGAGACGAGATGAATCAGGTCAATGTAAACAAACTATTGAGTGACTTACTCAATATGGGAATTATACCTGGAAATAAACCAAAACCTGTTGAAGTGGAAAAGTCATCGAGCAGTCCACCAAGTCGCAATGCAAGTCCACTGCCAATCAATCCGACTCTCGCCAATATTGTAAAGCCAGAAAAACCAGCATCCCCTGATCTGGACGCTTCGGCTATAACAAGCTTAGCCAAGGTTGGTACACAGTTGGCTTGTAAATCCTAATCTCTCACACCTTGAATTGCAGTATCTGGACAGCTTTATTGCCATATAGGAACGTAATATAATTGGGGATTTTAATCCGCAAATAAACTGTATGAAACAATTTGGCTGGGTATCTTTATCATGTAATTAACATATCCTAGGCTGACATTATAGAAGAATCATTTCATAGCGATAATAAGGATTTTGGAACCAACACTGAAATATTGCCTGCTAGGAGtattaaaaatgaatcaaaaatttgaatacattgCCATTTTAGCATCTGCTGCTCATTCAATTTTAGATGTTTGGCATAGCAAGCcttttaataaatgaattgaaagaaaattggGATTCGATTGGCTCAAAtctatatatttacaatttttgtgCATCACTTGTTTTTGCATCACTGTTTTTCTTTGCATCTTTCTATTAGAGTTCTGTTGCAATAGAACAAGAAGCAACACGAGTGCCTACACCAGTATTTGAAGATTTGTTAACTCTTGATCCAGATGCAAATCTACCTGAAGTTACATTCAATGACGTTGATAAGTTAAAAATGTGAGTTTGTTTGTTGTATTCCTAATTCCTCATCTATCCTTAATAAATTGTCATGTAAAGTAATTGTTCATTGAATCTATTTAAATTGTTGGAATTTAAAAATTCTCTGACTGCCTGAGGTTAATACAGTTTGACTAACATAAGGTTTGGTAAAGTCAAAAGTGTGTCAAATTGTCTGTCAACTCGACAGTTGGACTTCCAAATTGCCGGTTCTTAAACTTTCATGATTCATGGCCCCCTTTCAAAGACTCTCAGCACTCTGTGCTCCctcttttattataaaaatatgcaattttgCTTTCAACATGCTTCTTTATGGTTCACATTTATTAATGAAAAGCCAACAAGTGAGAGCTGAagctttgaaaaattaaacaaagcGCAGTCAATTCGATTTAACCCGATATTGTCATCATGAATGGTGCCTTGTGAATGCCTTTTGTTGTGGCCCTCAGATAACTTATTTGTGGCCGCAGTTCCTGACTTGAAATCCTGACTTAAACTATATCAATAAATATAGTTTTGCTTATTTTTTCGCTgagttttcttttcttttttagaAGATGTGATGATCTTATTAAAAGACTTTATACTGGAATCCAGTGTTCTGCTTGTGGAATGCGATTCACTGCTTGTCAAACAGACATGTATGCTGAACATCTTGACTGGCATTATAGAGCTAATCGCAAGGATAAAGATGGAGTAAAGGAAACACACAGAACTCTTTATCCTACTGCTGGGGTATGACTCGTATACTGAATTACATTTATATGGTCTTTCTAATTATGTATTCAAATTTAACAATTCTAACTTGTGATATACTCTGGGTTTCTACAGGAccaatttattattctcaaTCTTTATTGCCAGTGTATCCGAtccatatgcatataatgcaagtaTTCTGTAACAGAATTGACGATAGCTATTATaattgattcaagagtcttgctgcacattaacataaatatatttctgtaacgtttcgttcGGTCGCGCCTCTATAGACATACATAATTCAGatgaaacattacagaaatatatttgtgtgagTGTATAGCAAGACTCTTGATAAAGCCACTTGAGATATTATTCTTTGGTACAAACGATTCGgatattaattaatatattattctAGTGTCACCTATGGGCAAAAATAGCCTCTTTCGTTTGTAATGAATTTATTGAGAGTGAATTTATAATCTATTGAATTTATCAAGTACTTCAACTCAatggttttcaaattttcggtTTCAGGAGTGGATAATGTATGAAGAAATTGTGGATCCTTCACAAAGAGCTAAGAATCAAGTGTTTGATGAAGAAATGGAACAAGGAGAAGAGACTGAAGCACCGGCAAAACCACAAAATTCTGAAGATTTAGTAGTACCTGTTGCACAACACCCTGAACAGGATGTAAGTCACACAACTCCAAAAAGCTTTGTTTTGGAACATGGCCATAAGAGCTTCCTGACTAACCAtgagaaatatttcacaattttatgaTAATGCTTTCAGCGTAAATTCACATACTGGATCGTACCTAAACAAGTAATACCCACTAGATATAATAAAACaatctttttgttttcatttgacAATACTTTATCTATTTCTTAGAAATGTAATGTCTGTCATGAAGCATTCAAAACAGTATATAATGATGAAGAAGAGGAATGGCAATATGTAAACTGTGTTGCAGTAGACGGCAAAAATTTCCATCCAAATTGCTATGCAGATCACAATGATCAACGCGACTCTGATCCGTTACCTGTAAGTTAAGAAAGGATAATCTTAGTAGTATGACTAGTTGATTGCAAATACACAAATACCTATTCTCGAAAGCTGTGTAGTTGAGTGAAAGTCTCGCTGTGTGTTTGCCTTGACTGAAATCAACAAAGATCATGTTCATATGTTTTTTATGAAGACACTACTCGTTTTATGTATTATCAGGTTTCTTTTGGGAGTCTTCCGATTTAGTTATTctctttattttgttttagtgaGGAGTTCATTACACCTTTCCAACAAGAAATAATCAGCCACTAATAAGTGAAGACCTATCGATTTTGGGAACACTGGATTTTTTCCGGTGCACCCAGGGTGAAGTTGTAATTG from Styela clava chromosome 14, kaStyClav1.hap1.2, whole genome shotgun sequence encodes:
- the LOC120340977 gene encoding uncharacterized protein LOC120340977 isoform X1; this translates as MARAVIDDYRTSLEDLTFNSKPHINALTMLAEEYLPHADVIVRLIEAKLNKAPSNGKLPLMYLMDSIVKNVKKNYVPLFAENLVKSFNTTFDTGDEKTKISLYKLRSTWDSYFPLKTLYKLDVAVNNIDSAWPVKPLPASLQEKPSTSIHVNPKFLKKVDAVPVTSVAVDTPAVHDSVDLKQDLINKQKQLLDLQQQKLLLELEQTKQQLAMREKRNQLAAKKQPEAVSKDPRLKQAATSVAPTGLRVTVVTNGQKPQVRGNTKDPRNQTAAKNTHPPSAETKKQPATLDPRAKNVAIKKSPANSPAEKPKIVKKSPNDTEKIKKKKVSPQTVKRLAKTSPKNFAKNEAKKTKLSKKKTEVKTVKNTQSEAVQQSKENIGQKGQTKHIDGEISKKRDRPGRRSPPRNQAPPAKLARRSTSIERRSPSSPIRRRLEHPKNASIQRSAAAREVEQIRRDSPMPSDGSISPRFSPEPDESPVKRNRNWRPPVKRIRHIQSPPESWQREEMPPRPSPPVRRRTSVDPNVRIPQELTLGHQAEILKQAEIQLQSGQLTHTQHQELLKQLHQLFELQRLRSLQHVAHHEMPLRTQPPIPLNHHRIHNEDYIQHDQANFSHDVMQRQDENRPPPFRPPPSPPRMEMEQRDRNDYSRPLHSQRLTPPPMPPTDPRMNHHPYRPSPQREDQHFVGQDVYIDHIEPPPRPAFLNERHEQMEIDNRRRGPGPGPIRRRHSGEWERPPQGRSVGGYGEDTGNVFVIESSSQSPVREEPFLPIDAPNNRGRHPRGFRQSRNLNSQRGKKVHSERVPLRAYAHPETESEPRRPVPLKRKDTRDRPRRSPPRKTQDRKLPRHSRKHSPVSERNKRIAKKKDEKKQEKSDGEEDIPRLEEPEDYIIANIPPEAEVYHKHSMSLKKTRTASDSAQQDLQKQSSSESLSDVKEEITEVVPKSDENAGNNSPMHLSSPDINKKIDEEVNRSPSLPLKKRKYLISSSSDLKDDAGTTTEPESDTADLQLKDAATVEIEKKDIQSPKHDGESEEKPEVDDDQPSEKPSDNLINQEQELDSKDKESDNLSKELASIDKEIAAEDKTDLEKIENAAQNDKKYTEKTPEKSPERDIKDNKHEGRLKRIQELAMKDGSKTPAQKKMMKDRIMEKGRDKSRNKDKGRKREVMDDENLTKSEKERMDVMMAEEEEMLRWEAELEKELEREEFARIQEMEAHGRGPMQNRGGGPMRRGWGRDRGGGRGFGRERRDGRRNWGGNEEFWEEEPPGRIPPLMPMDKDRPPFPDRRRPERMRPHPDRMPPHPRDREWFGPHDRNRRGPPPPEFDGPWVDDEPRGPPMRGGRFEPRGRFRPGHGPPDDRMLPPHHRDERMEMNDRRGPPIRDDMPGPHPMHEPRGPPSPPRDEMNQVNVNKLLSDLLNMGIIPGNKPKPVEVEKSSSSPPSRNASPLPINPTLANIVKPEKPASPDLDASAITSLAKSSVAIEQEATRVPTPVFEDLLTLDPDANLPEVTFNDVDKLKIRCDDLIKRLYTGIQCSACGMRFTACQTDMYAEHLDWHYRANRKDKDGVKETHRTLYPTAGEWIMYEEIVDPSQRAKNQVFDEEMEQGEETEAPAKPQNSEDLVVPVAQHPEQDKCNVCHEAFKTVYNDEEEEWQYVNCVAVDGKNFHPNCYADHNDQRDSDPLPTPIRVPLYNPMESSLKGIPGLDTLLTQDESKSEEEADEQKENADQPEEEIDAESGLAEKDQEEEFLKTTGHEETMEQPAFAGNDETEQADDVKSEINEENSKPELESETNVDNVASNDIVENMTMEPTTTSSDQEPTTEPSSEPTTSMVEDEMPSESSKETQPDETEQPDGTDQPFVILNPANDAGISSQNDENKPPDNIATEETTQVVAPFVVPTDESLVSAVNNESDMDATEIDLGKQLVEKSEVSDEPDSVQKNENFNSGSDSPIMDNTTQLSSPVRENTGSEESSDHESDNDSDDGGVTVTI